A part of Amphiprion ocellaris isolate individual 3 ecotype Okinawa chromosome 16, ASM2253959v1, whole genome shotgun sequence genomic DNA contains:
- the setd4 gene encoding SET domain-containing protein 4 isoform X2 yields the protein MTGRRRRAGRAARTRRQKHENSLRSASLRHLSQYIRLMKFLHQRGFTSTLLQPAVFTDTGRGLQTLRAIKPGHLVISLPESCLLTTLTVLNSYLGEYIKSWKPRLSPLLVLCVFLVCERHRGEASDWFPYVDLLPASYTCPVYFGDDVMDALPACVRRRGLEQREAVQEMFSSNQDFFRSLQPVLNQSTEDVLTYEAFRWAWCSVNTRSVFMSHRPSSFLSGPDRFALAPFLDLLNHRADVQVEASFNDATRCYEIRSVCGTRRFHQAFINYGCHDNQRLLLEYGFICSDNPHSVVYVDVDLLCDVLKADRSLDQKIKFLRENNFLQNLTISSEGPSWRLLTALRLFSLPQTMYHQWKTVLLGQTLCEEKEQWIVGTAKILCQRLLRDTFTALDKISNLLQQSEQPIREQLEVVMSLRQEERCILGRCLEVLDESLKQTDELLPCQQDADAVS from the exons ATGACGGGTCGAAGACGTCGAGCTGGACGAGCTGCCAGGACGAGGAGGCAGAAACATGAAAACTCCCTCCGGTCAG ccTCCTTACGTCACCTGTCTCAGTACATCAGACTGATGAAGTTTCTTCACCAGCGAGGATTCACCTCCACTCTGCTGCAGCCGGCCGTCTTCACCG ACACAGGTCGAGGACTTCAGACTCTCAGAGCTATAAAg cCCGGTCATCTGGTGATTTCTCTGCCTGAGTCGTGTCTCCTCACGACCTTGACTGTCCTGAACAGCTACTTGGGAGAATATATAAAAAG CTGGAAGCCTCGTCTGTCTCCCCTCCTGGTTCTCTGCGTCTTCCTGGTTTGCGAGCGTCACCGAGGGGAGGCCTCTGATTGGTTCCCCTACGTCGACCTGCTGCCCGCTTCCTACACCTGTCCCGTGTACTTCGGCGACGACGTCATGGACGCTCTGCCCGCCTGTGTGAGGAGGCGGGGCTTAGAGCAGAGGGAGGCGGTGCAGGAAATGTTCTCCTCCAATCAGGACTTCTTCAG GTCTCTGCAGCCGGTCCTGAATCAGTCTACAGAGGACGTGTTGACCTACGAGGCTTTCAG ATGGGCCTGGTGCAGCGTCAACACTCGCTCCGTCTTCATGTCTCATCGGCCAAGCAGCTTCTTGTCTGGACCGGATCGCTTCGCTTTAGCTCCGTTTCTGGACCTGCTGAACCACCGAGCTGACGTCCAG gTTGAAGCCAGTTTCAACGATGCGACAAGGTGTTACGAGATCAGGAGTGTTTGTGGGACTCGGCGCTTCCACCAGGCCTTTATTAACTACGGTTGCCATGACAACCAGCGATTACTGTTAGAATATGGCTTCATCTGCAGCGACAATCCTCACAGCGTCGTCTACGTGGACGTAG AtctgctctgtgatgttttgAAAGCTGACAGGAGTTTGGATCAGAAGATCAAGTTCCTCAGAGAAAACAATTTCCTTCA AAATCTGACTATTTCCAGCGAAGGCCCCAGTTGGAGGCTGCTGACGGCACTCAGACTGTTTTCTCTGCCACAAACGATGTA CCACCAGTGGAAGACAGTGCTGCTCGGTCAGACGCTGTGTGAAGAAAAAGAACAGTGGATCGTTGGAACAGCGAAGATTCTCTGTCAGCGACTTCTACGGGACACATTTACAGCTTTAGATAAG ATCTCAAACCTCCTCCAGCAGAgtgagcagccaatcagagagcagctggAGGTGGTGATGTCACTGCGGCAGGAGGAGAGGTGCATCCTGGGAAGATGTCTGGAGGTTCTGGATGAGTCTCTCAAACAAACTGATGAACTGTTGCCATGTCAACAGGATGCTGATGCTGTGAGCTGA
- the setd4 gene encoding SET domain-containing protein 4 isoform X1 — protein MSMSMGGSWAEFCAGSVRIPGKTSGTRGQRAAHGAAVEDRGQMALRTVCPYGNMTGRRRRAGRAARTRRQKHENSLRSASLRHLSQYIRLMKFLHQRGFTSTLLQPAVFTDTGRGLQTLRAIKPGHLVISLPESCLLTTLTVLNSYLGEYIKSWKPRLSPLLVLCVFLVCERHRGEASDWFPYVDLLPASYTCPVYFGDDVMDALPACVRRRGLEQREAVQEMFSSNQDFFRSLQPVLNQSTEDVLTYEAFRWAWCSVNTRSVFMSHRPSSFLSGPDRFALAPFLDLLNHRADVQVEASFNDATRCYEIRSVCGTRRFHQAFINYGCHDNQRLLLEYGFICSDNPHSVVYVDVDLLCDVLKADRSLDQKIKFLRENNFLQNLTISSEGPSWRLLTALRLFSLPQTMYHQWKTVLLGQTLCEEKEQWIVGTAKILCQRLLRDTFTALDKISNLLQQSEQPIREQLEVVMSLRQEERCILGRCLEVLDESLKQTDELLPCQQDADAVS, from the exons ATGTCCATGTCCATGGGAGGAAGCTGGGCGGAGTTTTGCGCAGGATCAGTGCGCATACCCGGAAAAACAAGCGGAACACGTGGTCAGAGGGCTGCTCATGGAGCTGCGGTGGAAGATCGTGGTCAGATGGCGCTGAGGACGGTTT GTCCATATGGGAACATGACGGGTCGAAGACGTCGAGCTGGACGAGCTGCCAGGACGAGGAGGCAGAAACATGAAAACTCCCTCCGGTCAG ccTCCTTACGTCACCTGTCTCAGTACATCAGACTGATGAAGTTTCTTCACCAGCGAGGATTCACCTCCACTCTGCTGCAGCCGGCCGTCTTCACCG ACACAGGTCGAGGACTTCAGACTCTCAGAGCTATAAAg cCCGGTCATCTGGTGATTTCTCTGCCTGAGTCGTGTCTCCTCACGACCTTGACTGTCCTGAACAGCTACTTGGGAGAATATATAAAAAG CTGGAAGCCTCGTCTGTCTCCCCTCCTGGTTCTCTGCGTCTTCCTGGTTTGCGAGCGTCACCGAGGGGAGGCCTCTGATTGGTTCCCCTACGTCGACCTGCTGCCCGCTTCCTACACCTGTCCCGTGTACTTCGGCGACGACGTCATGGACGCTCTGCCCGCCTGTGTGAGGAGGCGGGGCTTAGAGCAGAGGGAGGCGGTGCAGGAAATGTTCTCCTCCAATCAGGACTTCTTCAG GTCTCTGCAGCCGGTCCTGAATCAGTCTACAGAGGACGTGTTGACCTACGAGGCTTTCAG ATGGGCCTGGTGCAGCGTCAACACTCGCTCCGTCTTCATGTCTCATCGGCCAAGCAGCTTCTTGTCTGGACCGGATCGCTTCGCTTTAGCTCCGTTTCTGGACCTGCTGAACCACCGAGCTGACGTCCAG gTTGAAGCCAGTTTCAACGATGCGACAAGGTGTTACGAGATCAGGAGTGTTTGTGGGACTCGGCGCTTCCACCAGGCCTTTATTAACTACGGTTGCCATGACAACCAGCGATTACTGTTAGAATATGGCTTCATCTGCAGCGACAATCCTCACAGCGTCGTCTACGTGGACGTAG AtctgctctgtgatgttttgAAAGCTGACAGGAGTTTGGATCAGAAGATCAAGTTCCTCAGAGAAAACAATTTCCTTCA AAATCTGACTATTTCCAGCGAAGGCCCCAGTTGGAGGCTGCTGACGGCACTCAGACTGTTTTCTCTGCCACAAACGATGTA CCACCAGTGGAAGACAGTGCTGCTCGGTCAGACGCTGTGTGAAGAAAAAGAACAGTGGATCGTTGGAACAGCGAAGATTCTCTGTCAGCGACTTCTACGGGACACATTTACAGCTTTAGATAAG ATCTCAAACCTCCTCCAGCAGAgtgagcagccaatcagagagcagctggAGGTGGTGATGTCACTGCGGCAGGAGGAGAGGTGCATCCTGGGAAGATGTCTGGAGGTTCTGGATGAGTCTCTCAAACAAACTGATGAACTGTTGCCATGTCAACAGGATGCTGATGCTGTGAGCTGA